A window of Rhipicephalus microplus isolate Deutch F79 chromosome X, USDA_Rmic, whole genome shotgun sequence genomic DNA:
GCTGCTGGTGCTCTTCGCGCAATAAATGAACTCTGGGTGACAGCTCGTGTAGTGTCAAACGCTTATAGACTCAAAAGCCCGCGATTTAGTTGCGTTTGTCACTATACGCTGTTTGTCGGTCGAAAACGAGTGCCCACAACGTCCAAGTGTCGCGTTTCGATCTCTGAGCACTGTACGCACAGCATACCGTGGCTGAGACCTACCTAGTACAACTGCAGGAAAGGCCTAAAGACGACTGTGCGGAACTCGCTGCGAATATTGAAGGAAATTCCCGCTCCCCGCAGCTGCCTGGTGATCAGCAATGGATGCCTGTCTCacacacatgtatgtatgtatatagatGCAAGCCGTGTGGGTTAGGGGGCCCCCTTTAGAGAAGCTGGACGTTGAACAAAGGAAGACTCTACATTGATAAACTTCTTGATAACTTTGACGTTGTTCATTTTACCTTCAAAGCATTATAACAAATGAGAAAATCAACTTCAAAGTGTCGTTTTTGAATTTCGCTGATAAATACCACACGTGACTCCCAGATtccaaagaattttttttttgtattctggtGACATTGACTGAACTAAATTTCCTTACACTTGGTATGTTAGGTCTAGGGATAGAGCATGATAtacttcatttttactttttagGAACTCTGTAGATGTTGTTCAAATAGATGGCGTCATGGTGCATGGATAGGACACTTGAAGATGGCGTCGCCATCCGCATTTTCTTTTGCGAGTTTTTTTCGCTAACCAAGTGTCTTCTCCGGGCAAGCGTGgtgttttggaattctaagagaatGATTTCGAATATGGAAGGAAAATCGTCTATCTCTCAATGACGACGACCGCCGTTAGACGGAGTGTTACTGCAAAATGTTGGTTCCGCAAAGTGTTCGCAGGTTGGAACAAACCACTGGGACCGTCGTTTTCGAGTTCACGGACCGAGTAACGTGGAAGCTCCCACCGCGAGCACACGTACCCGGCACTTTTGCTGCAAGGCGCTCATGTGTTTCTGGTCGCAAGAGCAACGTGGATGGTCGGCGGGCGGCTCACCACAGCGGCCGCCGAGGACCTCCGCCTCCTTGGGCTTGTCGGGCAAGGTGGCTGCGACCGCCGATCCGCCGGCCGAGGCACGTTCAGCGGCCGCCAGCCGGGGTCCCAGCACATCGCAGCGCAGGATGTCGCAGTAATCAGCCAGGCACACCCCCCGCTCCGCCTGCGAGCATTTCTCTGTTGGGCATTATTTTCCAACATTCTATTGATCGGCGGTCACCTTCTAGAGAATGATTTCCGCGCGACATGTTAAGTATGCAGGGCAGTCGCCGTTCCTTCGCGGTGACTGCAGCGCGAGGTGAGAAGCAAGATTGTGGCAAGAGGCTGTGATCGAAAACCTGTGCCGTTTCACTGTCCTGCAATGCGGTGCGATGCGGATGATTTTACTGTGCTTAGTAATGTATTGAACGCTGGATACAAAGCGTGAGAATAATTTCTCACAAGCACCAGGGCGCGAGAGCCCCCTTTCGTTAACATAGTAATATACCAGCATTCCCTTCTACTGATACATAAGCACCACTGTGCGGTCACTGCAGCTTCTCTCGTGGCAGGAAGTGTATGCACGACGAGAGAATCTGGCAAGTGGGCCATGAGTCGCGGTTCACGTGGCAAGTCACCTTGGGGGCCACGCTGGCCGCGTGCTCCTCGTCCCAATGGCTGGTGAGCTTCTCGTGGCAGAAGAAAGAGCGGCCACACATGGGGCAGCTCCAGCTGGGCTGTTCGGTGGCCTCGTCCGCCATCAGTCCGGCCGGCCACCAGAACAGGTCGCGACTCGGGTGCAGCGGGCACTCGGGCCCCAGCGAGACGCGGTAGCGCTGGAGCACGGCAGTCACCTTGCGGCGCACCAGCTGGCGTGCCACGCGCGACTGAGCCCGCGAACAGGGCTGCACGCGCGGCGAGGACGGCCCATTCCAGCCCACGTGCGACAGGAGCAGCAGGATTACCACCTGCGTTCCATGCAGTGGTCGAGACGCCATGCTCCCAATGATCATGGTCGGAAGGACGTGCGAGTGCTCATCGGAGCCTGGTGACAGCCACGCGCTTATCTATTGATTTGccgtttaataataataataataataataataataataataataataataataataccccTACACTATCATAGCGGGGTGTTGGTACTTCATTACTGATCGCAGAGTTCTCACAACTGCAATAATTAGCAACATGAGACAATCATGATACACAAGATGCAAAATCATTATCGCGTAGTTTAAATAGCGTTGAGATGGTTTGTGCTGAAGCGTAGCAGCCACCTGTGCAAATTATGAGATCAGAGTTAAAACATCTTTACATTTACGCTGTTTGCACTATATACTTGCCTtaattttcttcatttatttcccGTCCTATTTGTTTGAGCATATCACGGTGAATGACACGTGGGTAAGAGTGCTGCATGGCTTCTCCAGACATATGCAGCAACACACTCTCAATTTCGCTTCTCGAGAAGAGGAATTGAATAGCGTCTTTTAACACAACACATCGTTAAGTATGCTCGCTAACGAAAACATCGTGCCCCGCACCATGAAGCCAAAGCACACTCGTGAAAAAAGCTTGAGGTCTCTGCCTTCTTTCACAAGTGTGTGTAGCACCATTAAAAAAAGCTTATTTGGGTGAAGTAGAAAAAAACTGCACATTAAAAGCTCTGTAACGGTGAGGCGACACGatccctcaatttttactgcgCCGCACTACCACACAGATCTCACAAGCATAAACAACTTATCCAAAAAGCTCAAAGCCTGGAATTTCTCAGCTTAGTCGAAATAAGTAGCCTGATGCTTGCGTTATTAAATTTTACGTGCAGTTAATGAGCTTACTCGGTCATAAATGTTGTGCCCAACACAAGTACTCAAGGAAAAGCAGGAAAGCGGGTGCTGGCTTCGAGAAACAACAGCTCATTCCCACAGCGCGGAAcattttctttctcttcattttAGTTTAGGTTGAAAGTAATCGCACTAATGAAAAACCAGTCACCTGATAAATACGATAGACAAGTAATTTGGGCACTTGGTAACCCGACACTCAGCAGCCCGTTATAATCCGCCAACTGTAGTTTCCTTACGCATTTGAGTTCGGCTTCTCCACAAAAATACTCTGCTTGCGGAGATGCCAACGTGACGGGGTCGTCTCGCGACGCGACATCGCAGGTCGATAATGGAGTTCATACAAAAGCCAAGATTTGGCCGACTGTTTCGAAAGACCATTGCATCGATGTTCGAGGTGCGCTTTCGTGTCGCGTGCCTCTCAGGCAAAATGAGATGCTTTGTCACGGTAACGGAATGTCGCAGAACAACGTTAAAATTGTAGCTTGGCGTGAATTTCACATCAGCGTTTTAAGAGATGGCTGGAAACGTTAACTAataaaaggggaggggggggggaagtgaaTTGGGTCATCGCAGCAGGTTCGTGTCAGTCTCCACTGCATGCACCTATGCTTAAGGAATCAGAACGACGCGCAGAATCTTTTGCGGGAGACCCAACGTACAGGCGAAACCGAGTCGCATTCAGGTGTCTCGGGTCGCAGCAGCACCGTGTTTCGAACGACGGCGCTGCCGTCGCGGTTAAGAGAGGGGGGCCGCCACCCAGTGCTGCCATGACGCACGCACACGGTTGTTGGTAAACAAGCGTTGTCCCGGTGGCATACCCCCAGTGGTACTCCACTGGGCACAGAAGCGGCCACTTACCTCGACGCAGAGGTAGCTGCGATACATTTATTTTCACATCTAGGCCCTCACAGTGTTGCGGGCTCGGGGCAAATCCAGTCGTGCCCAGGGTGCGAGCGAACCTCCGCGGTCGCCGACCGCCATCTTGGCTGCGCTGCAAGAGGGTCGATAGCAGCCCAATTAATCGACGGCAACTCTCTGGGAACACCGCTGCGCGCGCTCGAGCACTTTCGATCGGGGGCCGCACAGCGCCCCCTTGCTGGGCGGCAGCACCGGGCGCTATCCCACCAGGGGAAGTGCGCCGTGTTCTCTCTCAACAGGTTGCTCGCGGCACACATACGGCGCTGCCCCGCACCATCCCCCAAGGAGTAAATGGCATGTGAGCCTGTGCCCTCTTTCGGGATTAGTGTGCATAAGGCGCGTTATCAGACCTTATAGCTCCCACTTGGCCCTTGCGCAGATTACACGTGAATGTTATATCGCCGTTCAATTAGCGTCACCACGTAATCTGTGCGGCCTGACCGTTCGGTAACTTATTAGGGAGCTTTAGTGGCGGAGAGCGTAGCCACTTGCGTAACACCTTTTTATATTCATTGGTGCCACCGCATTCGAGAATAATACAAAGGAACGACACTAAAACTCCTTATTAGACAATTTTAGAGTACGCAacgcggagtttcgagttggcaTTTGTCGTCACTACGTATGCTACCTCCTTGCGCAGCCACGTTAATTACGAAAGAGCGAATATACTACCCAACGAACGCTATGTAATGCTATAAACCATATTTTCAAAATTCGTCTATAAACGGACCCCATGTGCAATATTAACCGTCGTTATGTCAGCGTGAGCTTATCTTTGCATCTTCGTAAATTTTAGAAGCAGTGATCCGAACGAAGGCCAGATGATGAGTATATACCGATAGATGACGATAGAGGTctcgatgatgatgattttgatgAGCGTGCAATACGAGTGGGGAAAATGAAGAGTGAATATATCTCTTGCAATATTTCTGAAATCTTGTGAGAGTTGGCGATTGCAGGACCTGTTCGTATGGTGCGCTCATAAGCCATACAGCTGTATCATTTGGAATGCTCCATCTCGGGGCACGAGGCTTTGTGTCCCATACTGGGATTAATAAGCCTTCAGGAAAAAGGGAGCTGGATTCGAGTATAAAAAAAGGTTTACCACACGCTTCCCTATCCACTgcctaaaaaagaagaaaaaaaaaccccaagAAGTTGAAGACAACTTTCCGCCATGAGGGCCAAACGTTGAAAGTTGCATCTGCTCGGATGGTCCTTCGTCATAGTGTAATAccgatgttatttttttttcgttagaatATAAAGCATATAGGCACCGTGCAGTAAAGTTTTCCAGTGTGGCTGCACCGCACAGAACCCAATGCctagcggagaaaaaaaaaacaccgataatAAGTTGGGGTCAGTCAAAATGGAACGCGATGCCCGCGTATCCCGTGTGAGTGGACGTATTGCAGCAGGGATACACGGGGACGCgtctgttttctgcgtgcccctaacggtcAACGTAAGCGAACTTATAGGATGGGTTAGTGTCCATCTGgtcagctccctctggtcagcggACAGTGCCTATTGCGAATGCCACGTGACGGTGCCACTTTTACGCTAGATCTTTTTGTTTGTCTatgaggctttttttttattttctaaaagGAGACTAAAGAGAAAAACTAAATCAATTTCGATTCATATGTTTTAAGAAATTCTAGGTTGGTTACTTTTGCGATCATATGTTTGCTATAGgaagaatggaatggaatgaaaaaaaactttatttcagtcctggaggacgcgctttgcgcg
This region includes:
- the LOC119176838 gene encoding uncharacterized protein LOC119176838 isoform X1, giving the protein MASRPLHGTQVVILLLLSHVGWNGPSSPRVQPCSRAQSRVARQLVRRKVTAVLQRYRVSLGPECPLHPSRDLFWWPAGLMADEATEQPSWSCPMCGRSFFCHEKLTSHWDEEHAASVAPKAERGVCLADYCDILRCDVLGPRLAAAERASAGGSAVAATLPDKPKEAEVLGGRCGEPPADHPRCSCDQKHMSALQQKCRIVVQQCVIGLLSVLSVKDFQDIEDELNNNICSYLTCNKYWDDSLNEERRVPILFSMIIGIILVGGFCLCYYIVWILFESIPHPRLSSPCDGAPYDDVYCDSQVRFSSFGLASDGRDGGHARQCHCRFVGRHAYHKHSVAASMR
- the LOC119176838 gene encoding uncharacterized protein LOC119176838 isoform X2, whose amino-acid sequence is MYRSYLCVEVVILLLLSHVGWNGPSSPRVQPCSRAQSRVARQLVRRKVTAVLQRYRVSLGPECPLHPSRDLFWWPAGLMADEATEQPSWSCPMCGRSFFCHEKLTSHWDEEHAASVAPKAERGVCLADYCDILRCDVLGPRLAAAERASAGGSAVAATLPDKPKEAEVLGGRCGEPPADHPRCSCDQKHMSALQQKCRIVVQQCVIGLLSVLSVKDFQDIEDELNNNICSYLTCNKYWDDSLNEERRVPILFSMIIGIILVGGFCLCYYIVWILFESIPHPRLSSPCDGAPYDDVYCDSQVRFSSFGLASDGRDGGHARQCHCRFVGRHAYHKHSVAASMR